One genomic segment of Desulforamulus reducens MI-1 includes these proteins:
- the nuoE gene encoding NADH-quinone oxidoreductase subunit NuoE — protein sequence MTKPQEIDVMEPVEQEFPKEKYDELESFINSLETTKGALIEILHKAQHIFGYLPRDVQLFIARKLGIPGAEVYGVVSFYSYFTTKPSGKHTISVCMGTACFVRGADKIVEKFKERLGIESNETTEDGLFTIKDVRCIGACGLAPVVMVDDKVYGRVKVEDVDDIINIYRRKGAEVCR from the coding sequence ATGACAAAACCTCAGGAAATTGATGTTATGGAACCTGTAGAGCAAGAATTCCCGAAGGAGAAATATGATGAACTTGAATCTTTTATAAACAGCCTGGAGACTACCAAAGGTGCTCTAATTGAAATCCTTCACAAAGCGCAGCATATTTTCGGATATCTCCCGAGAGATGTGCAGCTTTTTATTGCCCGCAAGCTGGGTATTCCCGGTGCAGAAGTTTATGGAGTAGTAAGTTTTTATTCCTACTTCACTACAAAACCCAGTGGAAAACATACCATCAGTGTTTGCATGGGAACGGCCTGCTTTGTGCGGGGAGCAGATAAAATCGTTGAAAAGTTTAAAGAAAGGCTTGGAATTGAGTCCAATGAAACTACGGAGGATGGGCTGTTTACCATCAAGGATGTCCGCTGTATCGGCGCTTGCGGCCTGGCGCCTGTGGTCATGGTGGATGACAAGGTTTATGGAAGGGTTAAGGTAGAGGATGTCGATGATATTATAAATATTTATCGCCGGAAAGGAGCAGAGGTATGCAGATAA
- the rlmH gene encoding 23S rRNA (pseudouridine(1915)-N(3))-methyltransferase RlmH: protein MIKISILCVGKLKEKYLAEGIKEYLKRLTPYAKVDISEVPDEPCPENAPMAIEEQVRQKEADKLAKKLRPGTFLVVLDLKGKMLSSEDMAGKIQDLALSGKSDLTFIIGGSIGLAPSLVERANLLLALSNLTFPHQLVRLLLMEQIYRWFKIIHNEPYHK from the coding sequence ATGATAAAAATTAGCATTTTATGTGTAGGAAAACTTAAGGAAAAGTATTTGGCGGAAGGAATCAAAGAATATTTAAAACGACTGACTCCCTATGCCAAAGTAGATATAAGCGAAGTGCCCGATGAGCCCTGTCCGGAAAATGCCCCAATGGCCATTGAAGAGCAGGTACGCCAGAAGGAAGCAGATAAGCTAGCAAAAAAGCTGCGACCTGGTACCTTCTTGGTGGTGTTGGATCTGAAGGGAAAAATGTTGTCATCCGAAGATATGGCCGGAAAAATACAAGACCTAGCCCTTTCTGGAAAAAGTGATTTAACCTTTATAATTGGAGGGTCCATTGGTCTGGCTCCTTCCCTGGTTGAGCGGGCGAACTTGCTTTTGGCTCTATCCAATCTCACCTTTCCCCACCAATTGGTGAGGTTGTTGTTAATGGAACAGATTTATCGTTGGTTTAAGATTATACATAATGAACCGTACCATAAGTAA
- a CDS encoding UDP-N-acetylglucosamine 1-carboxyvinyltransferase, whose translation MSKLIITGGQPLHGKIKVSGAKNASLAILCGALLAQDEVVLDNIPDISDVRILLEIMGTMGVKVRWLGEESLSLKSPDRIIEEAPYDLVKQLRASNLLLGPMLTRYGKASVSLPGGCNIGVRPMDLHFKGLMGLGAEMNLERGTIQGKTGRLTGARVYLDFPSVGATENIMMAACLADGQTIIENAAKEPEIVDLANFLNALGAKVRGAGTDLIKIEGMTHLKGGRYTVIPDRIEAGTFMVAAAATRGEVLLENVIPRHLEPLTAKLREANIEVEVSEDTILVNATDVQTKSIDIKTMPYPGFPTDMQSQMMSFLATVSGTSIIVENIFENRFRVADELKCMGANIKVEGRMSVIEGVPSLQGAKVKASDLRAGAALVIAGLMANGDTELSNVHYIDRGYTNLEQKLTSLGALIRRA comes from the coding sequence TTGAGCAAACTCATAATAACAGGAGGACAACCGCTCCATGGAAAAATAAAGGTAAGTGGTGCAAAAAACGCTTCCCTCGCTATTTTATGCGGTGCATTATTGGCGCAGGATGAGGTTGTTTTAGATAACATTCCGGATATTAGCGATGTTCGTATTTTGTTAGAAATAATGGGAACCATGGGGGTAAAAGTCCGCTGGCTAGGAGAAGAATCTTTATCTCTAAAAAGCCCAGACCGGATTATTGAAGAAGCACCCTATGATTTGGTAAAGCAGTTAAGGGCATCCAACCTTTTATTGGGTCCTATGTTGACCCGTTATGGCAAAGCTTCGGTATCTTTACCCGGTGGGTGTAACATAGGTGTTCGTCCCATGGACTTGCATTTCAAAGGTCTCATGGGCCTTGGTGCGGAAATGAATTTGGAACGGGGTACCATACAGGGAAAAACCGGACGACTTACTGGGGCCAGGGTTTATTTAGACTTTCCCAGCGTAGGTGCCACCGAAAACATTATGATGGCTGCTTGCTTAGCCGATGGCCAGACCATTATTGAAAATGCTGCTAAAGAGCCTGAAATTGTAGATTTAGCTAACTTCTTAAACGCTCTGGGTGCTAAGGTTCGTGGAGCAGGAACTGATTTAATTAAAATTGAAGGGATGACTCACTTAAAGGGTGGTCGTTACACTGTTATCCCTGACAGGATTGAAGCAGGAACCTTTATGGTGGCTGCGGCAGCTACCCGGGGTGAAGTTTTGCTAGAAAATGTTATACCACGGCATTTGGAACCCTTAACTGCAAAATTGCGGGAAGCGAATATAGAAGTAGAAGTTAGTGAAGACACCATTCTGGTTAATGCAACGGATGTTCAGACAAAAAGCATTGATATTAAAACCATGCCCTATCCGGGCTTTCCCACAGATATGCAGTCTCAAATGATGTCCTTCCTAGCAACTGTGTCCGGAACCAGCATTATTGTTGAAAATATCTTTGAAAATCGTTTTAGGGTTGCTGATGAATTAAAATGCATGGGTGCTAACATAAAGGTCGAAGGGCGCATGTCTGTTATTGAAGGAGTACCCTCCCTACAGGGAGCCAAGGTTAAGGCCTCAGACCTACGGGCTGGTGCTGCACTTGTTATCGCTGGACTCATGGCCAATGGGGATACTGAATTGAGTAATGTTCACTATATTGACCGTGGCTACACCAACCTTGAGCAAAAACTAACCTCCCTTGGTGCCCTTATCCGAAGAGCATAG
- a CDS encoding peptidase MA family metallohydrolase, whose translation MPQIIKTMNSMFGNKYLGITFAALLILAAFFMKLPQVFKNTNYNLFREGLKQKALWTTRSMDTLKGEHFNVRFTPGNEEDAKLVLAAAEKFYTPIAEKYGYTGKGKIPIIVYPSRLELNRNFGWEANESAMGVYWAGVIRVLSPNVWLSEEDLDKYREEFMQSGPMAHEFTHLVVDYKTAGNYTRWFTEGIAQYEEYKLTGFEFDDKQASLKQPLYTLDEMDAYFDNLPNQPLAYRQSYLAVRYIAEVYGEDSLKRILESLASGNKMEDALVMVLNNEMVDFEGNYKNWAKEQE comes from the coding sequence ATGCCTCAAATTATAAAAACCATGAATAGCATGTTTGGAAACAAGTATTTAGGGATAACCTTTGCTGCCTTACTGATTCTGGCGGCTTTTTTTATGAAACTACCACAGGTTTTTAAGAACACTAATTATAACCTTTTTCGAGAAGGATTGAAGCAAAAAGCCTTGTGGACCACAAGAAGTATGGACACCCTGAAGGGTGAACATTTTAATGTTCGCTTTACCCCGGGGAATGAAGAGGATGCGAAATTAGTCCTCGCAGCTGCGGAGAAATTTTACACTCCCATTGCAGAAAAATATGGTTACACCGGAAAGGGAAAAATACCCATTATAGTTTATCCTTCACGGCTGGAATTAAATCGTAATTTTGGTTGGGAAGCCAACGAGAGCGCCATGGGCGTCTATTGGGCCGGGGTTATTCGTGTGCTGTCACCCAATGTATGGTTAAGTGAGGAAGACCTAGATAAGTACCGAGAAGAGTTTATGCAATCTGGCCCTATGGCCCATGAATTTACCCATCTAGTGGTGGATTACAAGACCGCTGGCAACTATACCCGCTGGTTTACCGAAGGCATAGCTCAATACGAGGAGTATAAACTTACAGGCTTCGAATTTGATGACAAACAGGCTTCCTTAAAGCAACCACTATACACGCTGGATGAGATGGATGCTTACTTTGATAACCTGCCCAACCAACCACTGGCTTATCGCCAGTCGTACCTGGCCGTCCGCTATATAGCCGAGGTATACGGGGAAGATTCCCTAAAAAGGATTTTAGAAAGCTTGGCCTCTGGCAATAAAATGGAAGATGCACTTGTAATGGTTTTAAATAATGAGATGGTAGACTTTGAAGGAAACTATAAGAATTGGGCTAAAGAACAAGAATAA
- a CDS encoding tetratricopeptide repeat protein: MQKIIFGVLAAVLSIGLIASSIAWTGIGDITGQTDTATTLEERIQNLELQAKKNPEDKGLLAALASYYIQAGKVDLARESYEKLVKLDPKDISSRQNLALLYYTQGKLDAAEQELKNALEVEPSNAEVNYQYAKLLGEKRDYKLAISHMEKFLASQKEGPRADEARKFIEAWKAEAGQ, translated from the coding sequence ATGCAAAAAATTATCTTTGGTGTACTGGCCGCTGTGTTATCCATTGGTTTGATCGCTTCATCCATAGCATGGACAGGCATTGGTGATATCACCGGTCAAACAGACACAGCCACGACCCTTGAAGAACGAATTCAAAACTTAGAATTACAGGCAAAGAAAAACCCAGAGGATAAAGGTCTTTTAGCGGCCCTTGCTTCTTATTATATACAGGCTGGCAAGGTGGATCTAGCCAGAGAAAGCTATGAAAAATTAGTTAAGTTAGATCCCAAAGATATCTCATCCCGCCAAAATTTAGCTTTGTTATATTACACCCAAGGAAAACTGGATGCCGCTGAACAAGAATTAAAGAACGCCTTGGAAGTGGAGCCCAGTAATGCGGAGGTAAACTACCAGTATGCGAAGCTATTAGGAGAAAAGAGAGATTATAAGCTGGCCATTAGTCACATGGAGAAATTTTTAGCTTCTCAAAAAGAAGGTCCTAGGGCAGACGAAGCTCGTAAATTTATTGAAGCTTGGAAGGCTGAAGCCGGGCAGTAA
- a CDS encoding peptidoglycan DD-metalloendopeptidase family protein translates to MEVKETITHLKSWFGKQPKAIRQGVAVFLVLALVVGGFSFANAQSACAVVVDGQVAAMAKDQAQAEQVIASLIKENQKKGSNVKPLQNITYQKTKKNGDIASEEVLKQRLSEKLTFEAIASGIKVNNGLKVAVKDKATAEKVLAELKKEYKVGPEFKVDFQEKVAVANVPVETSKILSMEDAIKRLKGENGVPRYHTVKEGETLWEIANKFNVSPEDLQAANPNFTPERMQIGQKIKMIGAADPLLNVVATAEKTVKEETALPQQVRKNAKLPFGQSRVVQKSERGLKEVTYKIVAVNGLETEREVLNVNIIKQAKPQIIERSAQTMVASRGYRPSGAIISPFGKRGGRMHTGVDLAKAYGSPVGAYNSGRVIRAGWYGAYGKCVDINHGNGIVTRYAHLSTINVSVGQNVERGQSIGNVGSTGRSTGPHLHFEVIVNGVPKNPVGYL, encoded by the coding sequence ATGGAAGTAAAGGAAACAATAACGCACCTTAAGTCATGGTTTGGCAAACAACCGAAGGCAATTAGACAGGGAGTAGCTGTGTTTTTAGTTTTGGCCCTTGTGGTGGGTGGTTTTTCATTTGCCAATGCCCAGAGTGCCTGTGCAGTGGTCGTGGATGGGCAAGTGGCGGCAATGGCTAAAGACCAAGCCCAAGCAGAACAAGTTATTGCTTCGTTAATTAAAGAGAATCAAAAGAAGGGTTCCAATGTAAAACCTCTGCAAAACATTACATATCAGAAAACCAAAAAAAATGGTGATATTGCAAGTGAAGAAGTGCTCAAGCAACGTTTATCGGAAAAATTGACCTTTGAGGCAATTGCCTCCGGTATTAAGGTAAATAACGGCTTGAAAGTTGCTGTAAAGGATAAAGCAACTGCGGAGAAAGTTTTAGCTGAGCTCAAAAAGGAGTATAAAGTTGGCCCGGAGTTTAAAGTAGACTTCCAGGAAAAAGTAGCCGTTGCCAATGTACCAGTAGAAACAAGCAAAATCTTATCGATGGAAGATGCCATTAAACGTCTCAAAGGAGAAAATGGTGTTCCCCGCTATCACACTGTGAAGGAAGGGGAAACCCTTTGGGAGATCGCCAATAAATTTAATGTAAGCCCGGAGGATTTGCAAGCAGCCAATCCCAACTTTACTCCAGAAAGAATGCAAATTGGACAAAAAATCAAAATGATTGGTGCAGCAGATCCATTACTAAACGTAGTGGCCACAGCTGAAAAAACTGTAAAGGAAGAAACGGCTCTTCCCCAGCAGGTAAGAAAGAATGCAAAACTTCCCTTTGGACAAAGCAGGGTTGTGCAGAAATCTGAAAGAGGTTTAAAGGAAGTTACATATAAAATTGTGGCTGTTAATGGGTTAGAAACCGAACGAGAAGTCTTGAATGTAAATATCATAAAACAGGCTAAGCCGCAGATTATTGAACGTAGTGCCCAAACAATGGTGGCCTCCCGTGGCTACAGACCCTCCGGTGCCATTATCTCTCCCTTTGGTAAGAGGGGGGGGCGCATGCATACAGGGGTGGATTTAGCAAAGGCCTATGGTTCTCCTGTCGGAGCCTATAATTCCGGTCGAGTTATTCGGGCTGGCTGGTATGGAGCCTATGGTAAATGTGTAGACATTAACCACGGCAACGGTATTGTTACACGTTATGCACACCTGTCCACTATTAATGTAAGTGTTGGCCAAAACGTAGAGCGGGGCCAAAGCATAGGCAACGTCGGTTCCACAGGAAGGTCCACTGGACCACACCTTCACTTTGAGGTCATTGTCAACGGAGTTCCAAAAAATCCCGTTGGTTACCTATAA